A section of the Pediococcus inopinatus genome encodes:
- the nrdF gene encoding class 1b ribonucleoside-diphosphate reductase subunit beta, whose translation MADSSKLDPIKWTQDGNYKAINWNQVSDEIDKATWEKLTEQFWLDTRIPISNDLDDWRTLDEDHKWVVGHVFGGLTLLDTLQSQDGMAALRKDIRTPHETAVFNNIQFMESVHSKSYSSIFETLNTPGEIDEIFSWSDSEEFLQNKTKKIYTLYHDDGDPLKKKISSVFLETFLFYSGFFTPLYYLGHNKLTNVAEIIKLILRDESVHGTYIGYKFQLAMKELSENKQQELKDWMFNFLYELYDNEEKYVHVLYDQVGWTDQVLTFTRYNANKALMNLGQNPLFPDTEADVNPIVMNGISTGTANHDFFSQVGNGYRLGKLETMSDKDYNIGEPKDQK comes from the coding sequence ATGGCAGACTCTTCAAAATTAGATCCTATCAAATGGACTCAAGATGGTAATTACAAGGCAATCAACTGGAATCAAGTTTCCGATGAGATTGATAAAGCTACTTGGGAAAAATTAACCGAACAGTTTTGGCTCGATACCCGAATTCCAATTTCCAATGACTTGGATGATTGGCGCACCCTTGATGAAGATCATAAATGGGTTGTGGGACACGTCTTTGGTGGCCTTACCCTTCTTGACACCCTTCAATCACAAGACGGTATGGCAGCACTACGAAAAGATATTCGTACGCCCCACGAAACAGCCGTTTTTAATAACATTCAGTTCATGGAATCTGTTCATTCAAAGAGTTATTCATCAATCTTTGAAACGTTAAATACACCAGGAGAAATTGACGAGATCTTCTCATGGAGTGATAGCGAAGAATTCCTTCAAAACAAAACTAAGAAAATTTATACTCTCTATCATGATGATGGTGATCCACTAAAGAAAAAGATTTCAAGCGTCTTTTTGGAAACTTTCTTGTTCTACTCTGGTTTCTTTACACCACTCTATTACCTTGGTCACAACAAATTAACTAACGTTGCAGAAATCATTAAGTTAATTCTTCGTGACGAATCTGTTCATGGTACTTACATTGGTTACAAATTCCAATTGGCTATGAAAGAATTATCAGAAAACAAACAGCAAGAACTCAAAGACTGGATGTTTAACTTCTTATACGAACTTTATGATAACGAAGAAAAATATGTCCACGTTTTATATGATCAAGTCGGTTGGACGGACCAAGTCTTAACGTTTACGCGCTATAACGCAAACAAGGCCTTAATGAATTTGGGTCAAAATCCCCTCTTCCCTGACACAGAAGCTGACGTGAACCCAATTGTGATGAACGGAATCTCTACAGGAACTGCTAATCACGATTTCTTCTCACAAGTTGGTAATGGTTATCGTTTAGGAAAGCTAGAAACTATGTCTGATAAAGATTACAATATTGGCGAACCCAAAGACCAAAAATAG
- a CDS encoding IS3 family transposase, translating into MNKQHRLAYQAISEVSQGKQGAVTKLLKVVGVSRQAYYKGINRQITSWERQDKVLKERVQYWFDFHFQGIGAGNLLTNLEKDNQVTFAVTLKQVKRIMRELGLRCEIKVKKHNRVKQSDQYILDNTLNQSFKVTAPNQVWLSDSTELTYGVNGEHKVRLSGVLDLYGRKLLAYNLSLTETSAAEIQVFQRAFNQFSNAHPLIHTDRGSAYTSGAFNNYLARYNVTRSMSRPGTPYDNAPMERWWNEFKLRWMARHPLAKTYEELVKLVEDGIYYFNHHNRSAIRNGLTPDEYWNEAI; encoded by the coding sequence GTGAATAAACAGCATCGACTGGCATATCAGGCCATAAGTGAAGTCAGTCAGGGGAAACAAGGAGCGGTCACCAAACTACTTAAAGTTGTCGGCGTAAGCCGTCAAGCTTATTACAAAGGAATTAATCGCCAAATAACATCTTGGGAAAGACAAGATAAAGTACTTAAGGAGCGTGTCCAATACTGGTTTGATTTTCATTTTCAAGGAATAGGAGCTGGGAATCTTCTTACTAACCTAGAAAAAGATAACCAAGTCACTTTTGCTGTGACACTTAAACAAGTGAAACGAATTATGCGTGAACTCGGATTACGCTGTGAAATCAAGGTTAAGAAACATAATCGGGTTAAACAGTCTGATCAATATATCCTGGATAACACTTTAAATCAAAGCTTCAAAGTTACGGCACCTAATCAAGTTTGGTTATCAGACTCAACTGAATTAACCTACGGTGTAAATGGTGAGCACAAGGTACGTTTAAGTGGTGTCTTAGATTTATACGGGCGAAAACTGTTAGCCTACAATCTAAGCCTGACGGAGACTAGTGCAGCCGAAATTCAAGTATTTCAGCGAGCTTTCAATCAATTTAGTAATGCTCATCCATTAATTCACACAGATCGAGGATCTGCTTATACTTCTGGAGCTTTCAATAATTATTTGGCTCGTTATAACGTGACACGTAGCATGTCAAGACCAGGCACTCCATACGACAACGCTCCGATGGAACGTTGGTGGAATGAATTTAAACTTCGTTGGATGGCTCGCCATCCGTTGGCAAAAACTTATGAAGAACTAGTAAAACTTGTAGAAGATGGAATATATTATTTTAACCACCATAACCGTTCAGCAATAAGAAATGGCCTCACTCCAGATGAATACTGGAATGAAGCCATTTAG
- a CDS encoding helix-turn-helix domain-containing protein has protein sequence MPRSKYTAAEKLAILTEFKQSNLSLGNFAKHNKVATQTVKDWQVKYQSGGTEELSEAHHNKHYSKELKREAISDFLNGEGTYREIAIKYGLRSTTQILNWVSRYNRDKQITASPFRKQVPIMSRKTNFKERIEVVEYVTRHKHSYAEAAEHFAVSYQQARSWVLKTKQAGYEALIDNRGHHKQLSELTDLEKANLRIRQLESELKDKELMEAFIKKFQEIQRRE, from the coding sequence ATGCCTAGATCTAAATATACAGCGGCTGAAAAATTAGCGATATTGACGGAATTTAAACAGTCAAACTTATCTTTAGGTAACTTTGCCAAACACAATAAGGTTGCAACCCAAACTGTGAAAGATTGGCAAGTAAAGTATCAAAGTGGCGGGACCGAAGAGCTTTCCGAAGCCCATCATAACAAGCATTACTCTAAGGAGTTAAAACGGGAAGCCATTAGTGATTTTTTGAATGGTGAAGGCACGTATCGTGAAATAGCTATAAAGTATGGATTACGATCAACGACTCAGATACTCAATTGGGTTTCCAGGTATAATAGGGATAAACAAATAACGGCCTCGCCGTTTAGAAAGCAGGTCCCTATTATGAGTCGTAAAACCAACTTTAAGGAACGTATTGAGGTTGTCGAATATGTGACAAGACACAAACATAGTTATGCTGAAGCAGCCGAACATTTCGCTGTTTCTTATCAGCAAGCACGCTCATGGGTACTTAAAACAAAACAAGCTGGCTATGAAGCTCTGATTGATAATCGTGGACATCATAAACAACTAAGTGAACTAACTGATTTAGAAAAAGCTAATTTGCGAATCCGACAACTAGAATCAGAGTTGAAAGATAAAGAACTTATGGAAGCCTTCATAAAAAAATTTCAAGAAATTCAGCGCAGGGAGTGA
- a CDS encoding ISL3 family transposase produces MCYDLITKQNRKEEKQMSLTNSILSLFEMTDPNITVTGVTKKRCPNGQRIHVVHANLSYQLVKCPHCGHKSLIKNGTHVSHLRLGTLSGGRYEMQLRRQRYQCQHCLKTCGAKTNLVRRNETFTHNVKHQVIVLARDMLTSKEIAKICGISPSSVQRILNANIHLAYRVKQLPPNLCFDEFRSCNHLMSFNCCDAVSHRRIVTLKDRLSKDIIDYFEARYSVQERAKVQTITIDMNAEYASFIHRLFPNAVTIIDRFHIIQLAGRALDNERTCIIRTFQDKHSRIYRILKSQWRLFHLAEEKINDTKLIYLRGINEYMTQQNAIDLALDEFPEFKTVYQTYQGILTAIHQKDATEFKNLITNYQVAGNQMDVTISTFVKNGSAVLNSCRYPYSNGPIEGLNRKIKVLKRSCFGFRNIHNFFIRISLIHE; encoded by the coding sequence TTGTGCTACGATTTAATCACCAAACAAAATCGAAAAGAGGAAAAACAGATGTCCCTAACTAATTCTATCTTAAGCTTGTTTGAAATGACAGACCCAAATATAACCGTAACTGGTGTTACCAAGAAACGTTGCCCGAATGGACAACGAATTCATGTCGTTCACGCCAACCTTTCTTATCAGCTTGTGAAATGTCCCCATTGTGGCCATAAAAGTCTAATTAAAAACGGTACCCACGTTAGTCATCTAAGGTTGGGAACCTTATCAGGCGGACGTTATGAAATGCAGCTAAGAAGACAAAGATATCAATGCCAACATTGTTTAAAAACCTGTGGAGCTAAAACTAACCTCGTTAGACGTAATGAAACTTTTACCCACAATGTTAAACATCAGGTCATTGTGCTAGCTCGTGACATGCTGACCAGTAAAGAAATCGCTAAAATTTGTGGCATTTCACCAAGTAGTGTTCAACGTATTTTAAATGCAAATATTCACTTGGCTTACCGTGTTAAGCAACTTCCGCCAAATCTTTGTTTCGATGAATTTCGTTCCTGTAATCATCTAATGTCCTTTAACTGTTGCGATGCCGTTAGTCATCGCCGCATTGTGACCCTCAAAGATCGTCTCAGTAAGGATATCATTGATTACTTTGAAGCTCGTTATTCAGTTCAAGAACGTGCGAAAGTTCAAACAATTACTATTGATATGAACGCCGAATATGCTAGCTTTATTCATCGTTTATTCCCGAATGCTGTCACGATTATTGACCGTTTCCACATTATTCAGCTTGCTGGTCGTGCACTAGACAATGAACGTACATGTATTATCCGTACTTTTCAAGATAAGCATTCACGCATTTACCGCATCCTTAAATCTCAATGGCGTTTATTTCATTTGGCAGAAGAGAAAATCAATGACACTAAGCTTATCTATTTACGAGGCATTAACGAGTATATGACCCAACAGAACGCCATCGACCTTGCCTTAGATGAATTTCCAGAATTCAAAACTGTGTATCAAACTTATCAAGGCATTCTAACCGCTATTCACCAAAAGGATGCCACGGAATTTAAAAATTTGATTACCAACTACCAAGTAGCTGGTAATCAAATGGACGTCACCATTTCAACCTTCGTTAAGAACGGCTCAGCAGTGCTCAACAGTTGTCGTTATCCGTATTCTAACGGTCCTATTGAAGGACTTAATCGTAAAATCAAGGTATTAAAGCGTAGCTGTTTTGGTTTTCGAAATATTCATAACTTCTTCATTCGTATCAGTTTAATTCATGAGTAA
- a CDS encoding ISNCY family transposase has product MRKVVLTVKEDHKYQVIQQVVNERKNRCRASIELNLSLRQIDRLIIKYRTKGKSSFVHGNTGKKPQNKISTKQINRIIKLYETDYQGFNISHFYEFLLSREGIQVSESTLRRILRTHRVLSPKAHHNTKRQIRKELKLKEQRQALSKRDEKTLQVVEPVEAIKAHPSRARKKFAGELIQMDASVELWFGNTKTYLHAAIDDYSGAIVGAYFDTEETLNAYYQVMAQILTSFGIPYEILTDRRTVFNSNKKADSPTKENPLTQFGYACKSLGTKLSVTSIPQTKGRIERLFETLQSRLLNELKLANTTTIEQANDFLNPFVKEFNQKFALPIKINTSGFDKQLTSSEIDQILITTRERSISSGHTVKLNNQEYQLFESDKLVCLKPRTKVLIVKTLTGKLYATTDADQIFDLHPLADHDLVSPAFEVIIEKPSNMAPKNKKPKASMNHPWRRANYRDYLRTIGYSEKGANHMAYEI; this is encoded by the coding sequence ATGAGAAAGGTTGTTTTAACAGTGAAAGAAGACCACAAATATCAAGTAATTCAGCAAGTAGTTAATGAACGAAAGAATCGTTGTCGAGCTAGTATTGAATTAAATCTATCATTACGACAAATTGATCGATTAATAATCAAATATCGAACTAAGGGTAAATCTAGCTTTGTGCATGGCAATACTGGCAAAAAGCCACAGAATAAGATCTCAACCAAACAAATCAATCGAATTATTAAGCTGTATGAAACTGATTACCAAGGCTTCAATATTTCCCATTTCTATGAGTTTTTATTAAGTAGAGAAGGTATTCAAGTTTCTGAATCAACTTTACGACGAATACTTAGAACCCATCGGGTTCTGTCACCCAAAGCTCATCACAATACCAAAAGACAAATACGCAAAGAATTAAAGCTCAAGGAACAACGGCAGGCTTTGTCTAAACGTGACGAAAAGACCTTACAAGTTGTTGAACCAGTGGAAGCAATAAAGGCTCATCCGTCACGCGCTAGGAAAAAATTTGCCGGTGAACTTATTCAGATGGATGCCTCGGTTGAGCTCTGGTTCGGCAATACAAAGACTTATCTACATGCCGCGATTGATGATTATAGTGGTGCGATTGTTGGCGCCTACTTTGATACCGAAGAAACGTTAAACGCTTATTATCAAGTTATGGCTCAAATATTGACTTCTTTTGGAATCCCGTATGAGATTTTAACAGACCGAAGAACGGTTTTTAACTCAAACAAAAAAGCAGATTCTCCAACGAAGGAAAACCCACTCACTCAATTCGGTTATGCGTGTAAGTCACTGGGAACCAAACTCTCAGTGACTAGCATACCGCAAACCAAAGGCAGAATTGAACGCCTTTTTGAAACACTACAAAGCCGACTTTTAAATGAACTTAAACTAGCAAATACAACGACAATTGAGCAAGCTAACGACTTCCTCAACCCATTTGTAAAAGAATTCAATCAAAAGTTTGCTTTACCTATTAAAATTAACACGAGTGGCTTTGACAAACAACTTACATCTTCAGAAATTGATCAGATTTTAATCACAACTCGAGAGCGCTCAATTTCATCTGGTCACACTGTCAAATTAAATAATCAGGAATATCAATTATTTGAATCAGATAAGCTAGTTTGTTTAAAACCACGAACTAAGGTCTTAATCGTTAAAACTTTAACTGGTAAGCTTTACGCTACTACAGATGCAGATCAAATATTTGATTTACATCCGCTTGCAGATCATGACTTAGTTTCGCCAGCTTTCGAGGTTATTATTGAAAAACCATCTAATATGGCCCCAAAGAACAAGAAGCCCAAGGCTTCTATGAACCACCCATGGAGGAGAGCCAATTATCGCGACTATTTGCGTACAATTGGGTATTCCGAAAAAGGAGCAAATCATATGGCATATGAGATTTAA
- a CDS encoding ISNCY family transposase — protein MRKVVLTVKEDHKYQVIQQVVNERKNRCRASIELNLSLRQIDRLIIKYRTKGKSSFVHGNTGKKPQNKISTKQINRIIKLYETDYQGFNISHFYEFLLSREGIQVSESTLRRILRTHRVLSPKAHHNTKRQIRKELKLKEQRQALSKRDEKTLQVVEPVEAIKAHPSRARKKFAGELIQMDASVELWFGNTKTYLHAAIDDYSGAIVGPYFDTEETLNAYYQVMAQILTSFGIPYEILTDRRTVFNSNKKADSPTKENPLTQFGYACKSLGTKLSVTSIPQTKGRIERLFETLQSRLLNELKLANTTTIEQANDFLNPFVKEFNQKFALPIKINTSGFDKQLTSSEIDQILITTRERSISSGHTVKLNNQEYQLFESDKLVCLKPRTKVLIVKTLTGKLYATTDADQIFDLHPLADHDLVSPAFEVIIEKPSNMAPKNKKPKASMNHPWRRANYRDYLRTIGYSEKGANHMAYEI, from the coding sequence ATGAGAAAGGTTGTTTTAACAGTGAAAGAAGACCACAAATATCAAGTAATTCAGCAAGTAGTTAATGAACGAAAGAATCGTTGTCGAGCTAGTATTGAATTAAATCTATCATTACGACAAATTGATCGATTAATAATCAAATATCGAACTAAGGGTAAATCTAGCTTTGTGCATGGCAATACTGGCAAAAAGCCACAGAATAAGATCTCAACCAAACAAATCAATCGAATTATTAAGCTGTATGAAACTGATTACCAAGGCTTCAATATTTCCCATTTCTATGAGTTTTTATTAAGTAGAGAAGGTATTCAAGTTTCTGAATCAACTTTACGACGAATACTTAGAACCCATCGGGTTCTGTCACCCAAAGCTCATCACAATACCAAAAGACAAATACGCAAAGAATTAAAGCTCAAGGAACAACGGCAGGCTTTGTCTAAACGTGACGAAAAGACCTTACAAGTTGTTGAACCAGTGGAAGCAATAAAGGCTCATCCGTCACGCGCTAGGAAAAAATTTGCCGGTGAACTTATTCAGATGGATGCCTCGGTTGAGCTCTGGTTCGGCAATACAAAGACTTATCTACATGCCGCGATTGATGATTATAGTGGTGCGATTGTTGGCCCCTACTTTGATACCGAAGAAACGTTAAACGCTTATTATCAAGTTATGGCTCAAATATTGACTTCTTTTGGAATCCCGTATGAGATTTTAACAGACCGAAGAACGGTTTTTAACTCAAACAAAAAAGCAGATTCTCCAACGAAGGAAAACCCACTCACTCAATTCGGTTATGCGTGTAAGTCACTGGGAACCAAACTCTCAGTGACTAGCATACCGCAAACCAAAGGCAGAATTGAACGCCTTTTTGAAACACTACAAAGCCGACTTTTAAATGAACTTAAACTAGCAAATACAACGACAATTGAGCAAGCTAACGACTTCCTCAACCCATTTGTAAAAGAATTCAATCAAAAGTTTGCTTTACCTATTAAAATTAACACGAGTGGCTTTGACAAACAACTTACATCTTCAGAAATTGATCAGATTTTAATCACAACTCGAGAGCGCTCAATTTCATCTGGTCACACTGTCAAATTAAATAATCAGGAATATCAATTATTTGAATCAGATAAGCTAGTTTGTTTAAAACCACGAACTAAGGTCTTAATCGTTAAAACTTTAACTGGTAAGCTTTACGCTACTACAGATGCAGATCAAATATTTGATTTACATCCGCTTGCAGATCATGACTTAGTTTCGCCAGCTTTCGAGGTTATTATTGAAAAACCATCTAATATGGCCCCAAAGAACAAGAAGCCCAAGGCTTCTATGAACCACCCATGGAGGAGAGCCAATTATCGCGACTATTTGCGTACAATTGGGTATTCCGAAAAAGGAGCAAATCATATGGCATATGAGATTTAA
- the rplL gene encoding 50S ribosomal protein L7/L12, protein MALDKDQFIEDLKGASITDLNDLVKAIEDEFGVSAAAPVAAAGAAGGDGAAAKSTFTVELTEAGSAKVKAIKAVREITGLGLKDAKDLVDKAPSAIKEDVSEDEANDVKAKLEEAGAVVTVK, encoded by the coding sequence ATGGCATTAGACAAAGACCAATTTATTGAAGACTTAAAAGGTGCTTCAATTACTGACTTAAACGATTTAGTTAAAGCTATCGAAGACGAATTCGGTGTTTCAGCTGCTGCTCCAGTTGCTGCTGCAGGCGCTGCTGGTGGCGACGGTGCTGCTGCTAAATCAACATTCACTGTTGAATTAACAGAAGCAGGTTCAGCTAAGGTTAAAGCAATCAAGGCTGTTCGTGAAATCACTGGACTTGGCTTGAAAGATGCTAAGGACCTTGTTGACAAGGCACCTTCAGCTATCAAAGAAGACGTTTCAGAAGATGAAGCAAACGATGTTAAAGCTAAGCTTGAAGAAGCTGGCGCTGTTGTTACAGTTAAATAA
- the rplJ gene encoding 50S ribosomal protein L10 gives MSKEAIAKKAVVVDQATEYFNNAASAIVVDSRGLTVAEDTELRKELREAGVTLHVIKNKILTRAAEKAGFSDLNDIFVGPSAVAFSDEDPVAPAKILKKFADEHDALELKGGMIEGKVASIEEIGVYASMPSRDDLLSMLANVLQAPVRNVAYAVKAVSDKKSEEDAA, from the coding sequence ATGAGTAAAGAAGCAATCGCTAAAAAAGCTGTTGTTGTTGATCAAGCTACTGAGTATTTCAATAATGCTGCTTCTGCAATCGTTGTTGATTCTCGTGGATTAACAGTTGCTGAAGATACAGAATTACGTAAGGAATTACGTGAGGCTGGCGTTACGTTGCATGTAATTAAGAACAAGATCTTAACACGTGCCGCTGAAAAAGCTGGTTTTTCTGATTTAAACGATATCTTTGTTGGACCAAGTGCTGTTGCATTTTCTGATGAGGATCCAGTTGCACCTGCTAAGATTTTGAAGAAGTTTGCTGATGAACATGACGCTCTTGAACTTAAGGGTGGTATGATCGAAGGTAAGGTAGCTTCAATTGAAGAAATTGGAGTTTACGCTTCAATGCCTAGTCGTGATGACTTGCTCAGCATGCTTGCTAATGTATTACAAGCACCTGTACGCAATGTGGCATACGCTGTTAAAGCTGTTTCAGACAAGAAGTCTGAAGAAGACGCTGCTTAA
- the rplA gene encoding 50S ribosomal protein L1: MAKRGKKYQDALKQVDITKAYAPKEALELIKKIDFAKFDATVETVFKLNVDTKQADQQLRGAVVLPNGTGKEQTVIVFAKGEKAKDAEAAGADVVGDDDLVQRIQGGWLDFDVAVATPDMMAQVGRLGRVLGPKGLMPNPKTGTVTMDVKKAVEESKAGKVTYRTDRDGNVHVPIGKVSFDADKLLGNLDVIEDTIVRSRPASVKGTYVKNVSVTSTFGPGVHVDLSQF, encoded by the coding sequence ATGGCAAAAAGAGGTAAAAAGTATCAAGATGCTTTAAAGCAGGTTGATATTACAAAAGCATATGCACCAAAGGAAGCTTTGGAGTTAATCAAAAAGATTGATTTCGCTAAGTTTGATGCAACCGTTGAAACGGTATTCAAATTAAATGTAGATACAAAACAGGCTGACCAACAATTGCGTGGTGCCGTTGTTTTGCCAAACGGAACTGGTAAAGAACAAACAGTTATCGTTTTTGCTAAGGGTGAAAAAGCTAAAGATGCTGAAGCTGCTGGTGCTGATGTTGTCGGTGACGATGATTTGGTACAACGGATTCAGGGTGGCTGGCTTGATTTCGATGTTGCTGTTGCAACTCCTGATATGATGGCACAAGTTGGACGTTTAGGTCGTGTACTTGGACCTAAAGGTTTAATGCCTAACCCTAAGACAGGGACTGTCACAATGGATGTTAAAAAGGCCGTTGAAGAGTCTAAAGCTGGTAAAGTAACTTACAGAACTGACCGTGACGGTAACGTTCATGTGCCAATTGGTAAGGTATCATTCGATGCTGATAAGTTATTAGGTAACTTAGATGTTATTGAGGATACAATTGTACGTTCACGTCCAGCTTCCGTTAAGGGAACTTATGTTAAGAACGTATCTGTTACTTCAACATTTGGCCCTGGGGTTCATGTTGATCTTTCTCAATTCTAA
- the rplK gene encoding 50S ribosomal protein L11: MAKKVANLVKLQIPAGKATPAPPVGPALGQAGINIMGFTKEFNARTADQAGMLIPVVITVYEDRSFDFITKTPPASVLLKKAAGVEHGSGEPNTNKVATVTKDQVKEIAETKMQDLNAANVESAMRMVEGTARSMGFEVKD, from the coding sequence GTGGCAAAAAAAGTCGCAAATTTAGTTAAATTACAGATTCCTGCCGGAAAAGCAACTCCAGCTCCACCAGTTGGTCCTGCATTAGGTCAAGCAGGTATCAATATTATGGGATTCACAAAGGAATTCAATGCACGTACAGCTGATCAGGCTGGCATGTTAATTCCTGTTGTAATCACGGTATATGAGGATCGTTCATTCGATTTCATTACAAAGACTCCACCTGCTTCTGTTCTCTTGAAGAAAGCTGCCGGTGTTGAACATGGTTCCGGTGAACCTAACACAAACAAGGTTGCTACTGTAACCAAGGATCAGGTTAAGGAAATCGCCGAAACAAAAATGCAAGATCTAAACGCTGCAAACGTTGAGTCTGCAATGCGCATGGTCGAAGGTACTGCACGCAGCATGGGCTTTGAAGTTAAAGACTAA
- the nusG gene encoding transcription termination/antitermination protein NusG: METTEKNWYVLHTYSGYENKVKANLESRSLSMGMEDNIFRVVVPEEEEHENKNGKDKVTMKKEFPGYVLVEMVMSDQAWYIVRNTPGVTGFVGSHGSGSKPSPLLPDEAEQILRHLGMSVRHATIDVEVGETVKIVDGAFSGLTGKITEVDNKNMTLKVNINMFGRETSTELDMEQIDKLD; the protein is encoded by the coding sequence TTGGAAACAACAGAGAAAAACTGGTACGTTCTGCATACTTATTCAGGTTATGAAAACAAAGTAAAGGCTAACTTGGAATCCCGTTCACTTTCTATGGGAATGGAAGACAATATTTTCCGTGTTGTCGTTCCCGAAGAAGAAGAGCATGAAAATAAGAATGGTAAAGACAAAGTTACCATGAAAAAAGAATTTCCTGGATATGTTTTAGTGGAAATGGTCATGTCTGATCAGGCTTGGTATATTGTTCGAAACACACCAGGTGTCACTGGTTTTGTTGGTTCTCATGGTTCGGGTAGCAAGCCATCACCATTACTACCTGATGAAGCAGAACAGATTCTTCGTCATTTAGGGATGTCTGTTCGTCACGCCACAATTGATGTTGAAGTAGGCGAGACCGTGAAAATTGTTGATGGCGCGTTCTCTGGTTTAACAGGTAAGATTACTGAAGTTGATAACAAGAATATGACGCTAAAAGTTAATATCAATATGTTTGGTCGTGAAACAAGTACCGAACTTGATATGGAGCAAATTGATAAGTTAGATTAG
- the secE gene encoding preprotein translocase subunit SecE yields MKFIKSVIQEMHEVTWPNGRQLRKDSSSVIGLSVFFIAFFALVDWVVQLLLGLLQ; encoded by the coding sequence ATGAAATTTATTAAAAGTGTTATCCAAGAGATGCATGAAGTCACATGGCCAAATGGTCGCCAACTTCGTAAAGATTCCTCTTCGGTCATTGGATTATCAGTATTCTTCATTGCTTTCTTTGCTTTGGTAGATTGGGTAGTTCAATTACTCTTAGGATTACTTCAGTAA
- the rpmG gene encoding 50S ribosomal protein L33 translates to MSQKQIALACSVCGSRNYTVAANPNRTTRLEVKKYCKHCNKHTVHRETR, encoded by the coding sequence ATGTCACAAAAACAAATTGCTTTAGCCTGTTCAGTTTGTGGATCGCGAAACTATACGGTGGCTGCTAATCCTAACCGAACAACAAGATTAGAAGTTAAAAAATATTGTAAACACTGCAACAAACACACAGTACATCGAGAAACACGCTAG
- a CDS encoding sigma-70 family RNA polymerase sigma factor gives MVNFNQQVDATQEAELINNSKMGDSASFEILFKKYCPIVIHIKDKYFLRTYDVDDWMQEGRFVFFNTLANYDANRHITLGKYFQSNFQNRVYSLIRREMAFKRRSDLFCNSLEAMKDESGEYEQLFMTKHGGPDEMVVLKEDCERYRSDLSGFEVQVFNHYYRGKSPVEIAKLLNCDSSRVLNAVSRCRNKLSKRVSK, from the coding sequence ATGGTAAATTTTAATCAGCAAGTTGACGCAACCCAAGAGGCTGAGCTAATTAATAACAGCAAAATGGGGGACTCAGCTAGTTTTGAAATCTTGTTCAAAAAGTATTGTCCCATCGTGATTCATATCAAAGATAAATATTTTTTACGCACCTATGATGTCGATGACTGGATGCAAGAAGGCCGTTTTGTGTTTTTTAATACACTAGCAAACTATGATGCAAACCGGCATATTACATTGGGAAAGTATTTTCAATCTAACTTTCAAAATCGCGTCTACAGTTTAATTCGCCGTGAGATGGCATTTAAACGACGTTCAGATTTGTTCTGTAATTCACTGGAAGCGATGAAAGATGAGAGCGGTGAATACGAACAGCTGTTTATGACAAAACATGGCGGTCCAGACGAAATGGTGGTACTAAAAGAAGACTGTGAACGTTATCGTTCCGATCTTTCCGGATTCGAAGTACAAGTTTTTAACCATTACTACAGAGGCAAAAGCCCAGTTGAAATTGCAAAACTGTTGAATTGTGACAGTTCGCGGGTGTTAAATGCAGTCAGTCGTTGTCGGAATAAACTTTCAAAACGGGTTTCAAAATAA